In Cicer arietinum cultivar CDC Frontier isolate Library 1 chromosome 1, Cicar.CDCFrontier_v2.0, whole genome shotgun sequence, one DNA window encodes the following:
- the LOC101488564 gene encoding probable purine permease 4, with protein sequence MTTLKNDTSSDIESIDQEIGEETHLDLTNSSTVIKTMQQNLHADEKSSTNKRYMSLLVINYLFLFVGSLSSSLLSKYYFIHKGSSRWVSTFVQSSGFPLLIIPIFSPYYILKSTKRKPFSDFNLKMLTLSISIGLMLGINNLFFSWGNSYLPVSTSALLLSSQLIFNLFLSVIIVKQKITFSNLNCVILLTLSSILLALDSSHEKPNGVTKKEYFIGFFCTIAAGLLFALYLPVMEKVYKEVYCYKMVMEMQFIMEISATLLATIGMSLDGGFHDMKEESEKIFDKGKRVYWVTVMANVVTWQFCFMGTAGMVFLTCSLTGGICMTALLCMNVLGGVLMFRDEFGGFKAVSTVLCMWGFCSYVYGMYVKMVEEKGRMRNQNE encoded by the coding sequence ATGACAACTCTAAAGAATGATACAAGTAGTGACATTGAATCAATTGATCAAGAAATTGGAGAAGAAACACATCTAGATCTAACAAATTCATCCACAGTGATCAAAACAATGCAGCAGAATCTGCATGCAGATGAAAAGTCAAGCACTAACAAAAGGTACATGTCCCTTTTGGTAATTAACtacctttttctttttgtaggGTCACTTTCTTCAAGTTTACTCTCAAAGTACTATTTTATTCACAAAGGTTCAAGTAGATGGGTTTCAACTTTTGTTCAATCTTCAGGTTTTCCTCTCTTAATAATCCCAATTTTTTCcccttattatattttaaaatcaacaaaaagaaaaccCTTTTCAGATTTCAACCTAAAAATGTTAACTTTATCAATTTCAATTGGTTTAATGTTGGGAATCAACAACCTTTTCTTCTCATGGGGAAATTCATATCTCCCTGTTTCAACCTCTGCACTTTTGCTATCTTCACAACtaattttcaatctttttctctcTGTCATAATTGTGAAGcaaaaaatcactttttcaaATCTCAATTGTGTAATCCTTCTTACCTTAAGTTCTATCCTTCTAGCATTGGATTCTAGTCACGAGAAGCCAAATGGGGTGACAAAAAAAGAGTACTTTATTGGATTCTTTTGCACAATTGCTGCTGGGTTGTTGTTTGCATTGTATTTACCAGTTATGGAGAAGGTTTATAAAGAGGTTTATTGTTATAAAATGGTAATGGAAATGCAATTTATAATGGAAATTTCAGCTACTCTTTTGGCTACTATAGGTATGTCATTAGATGGTGGATTTCATGATATGAAGGAAGAAAGTGAGAAAATTTTTGATAAAGGAAAAAGAGTTTATTGGGTGACTGTTATGGCTAATGTGGTGACGTGGCAGTTTTGTTTTATGGGAACAGCTGGGATGGTTTTTTTGACATGTTCATTAACTGGTGGGATTTGTATGACAGCTttgttgtgtatgaatgtgttGGGAGGTGTTTTGATGTTTAGAGATGAATTTGGTGGTTTTAAGGCTGTGTCAACTGTTTTGTGTATGTGGGGGTTTTGTTCTTATGTTTATGGTATGTATGTTAAGATGGTTGAAGAGAAAGGTAGAATGAGGAATCAAAATGAGTAA